GTGTTTTTAGATAAATAATTTATGCTTCTCCGGCTTCAACTCCTTCTTCAACCTTAACTAATTTGCCTGTGGCCAGTTTCGCTTTGATTTTTTCTTCGATTTGGGTGGAAAGCTCCGGATTGTCTTCCAAAAACTGCTTGGCTGCGTCCCTTCCCTGTGCAATTTTGGTCCCTTCGTAGCTAAACCAGGAACCGCTTTTCTGGATGACATTCAAATCAGATCCCAAATCTACAATTTCGCCTGACTTTGAAATTCCTTCTCCATAAGTAATGTCAAACTCCGCTACTCTGAAAGGAGGGGCAAGTTTATTTTTCACGACCTTTACTTTAACGCGGTTACCCACAATGTTTCCATCCTTATCTTTTATGGCATTGCTGGTTCTTCTGATATCCAGACGAATGCTGGCATAAAATTTCAAAGCATTTCCTCCTGTAGTAGTTTCAGGGTTACCAAACATAACTCCGATCTTTTCTCTCAGCTGGTTTATAAAAATACAGCAACAGCCTGTGCGACCTATAGTTCCCGTCAGTTTTCGCAGGGCCTGGCTCATGAGCCTTGCCTGTAAGCCCATTTTGGATTCGCCCATTTCTCCTTCGATCTCACTTTTAGGAACGAGCGCGGCTACTGAATCGATAACGATGATGTCAATAGCACCCGAGCGTATCAAATTTTCGGCAATTTCCAATGCTTGCTCGCCATTGTCGGGCTGGGAGATTAAAAGATCTTCGGTTTTTACACCCAGTGCTTCTGCATAACTCCGGTCAAAAGCATGTTCGGCATCGATAAATGCTGCAATGCCTCCTTTTTTCTGACATTCTGAAATGGCATGGATGGCCAATGTAGTTTTACCAGAACTTTCAGGTCCATATATTTCAACAACTCTTCCGCGAGGTAATCCTCCAATTCCGAGGGCAATATCCAATCCGAGAGAACCCGTGGAAATAGAATCAACCAAATCCAACATGGGTTTATCGCCCAATTTCATGATGCTCCCCTTCCCATATGTTTTCTCAAGCCTGTCTACCGTCAGTGCCAGGGCTTTTAACTTTTCTTCTCTTTCTTTAGACATATTAAATTAATTTATATAAGTGCAAAATTAATGTATTAAATGAATTCGTATGTATAAATATCCTGTATCTAAAACTTTGGATTCTGTGTTTTTAAGCTAGGAAACCATCGGGGTAAACCCTGAAAATGCTCAGGGAAAACCCTGAATTTTGGGCTTTTTTCTTGGATTTACCGAATTTTCGTTATACTCTTGTTTAAGATTTTCATGGGATTAGAGTTAAAGTTTGGATTCCAAAATCCGGTGTTCACCGAAAACCGACTTTTTTTGGAAACGTATTCATGAGATTTTTTCAAGGGATTATGAACCGCCCCTTCCCAACCAGGGGCGGTTTTTTATTATAATCCCAAATTAACCAATTCCTTCTGGGCATTTGAAATATTCCCTCTATTTCTTGAAAAAATTTTTATAATTCTTAATCCTGCTTTGGTTAAGTTCCGCTTTAAAAAATCACCTGTTTCGTCGGAAGCCCTGTTGCAATCGATCTTCAATCTTGATACCCTGTTTCATTTTGCTGAAGAAAAACCTGTTACAATTTCATAAATTTTCCGACAGCCTGGAATTCATTTCCTTTTCCGGATACAAGCATATAATATCCCGGAGATAAATCCCGAATTTCAATTCTATTCTCCCTATCTACTTTGTTTATCTTCCTGATCTTGCGGCCCAACAGGTCGTGAATTTGAATCCAATCACATTCCATATCCGGAATACATTGAAACGAGATCTCGTCTGTTGCAGGATTAGGAAAAACAAGAAAACCACTTGCCTTCTCCGAATAATCTTCCTGATCGACAAATACCCGACAGGGACTAACCAGCTCATCGTGAATAAAATTAATGGCAATGGCATAAAGTGTATCAAAATTTCCCGGTGAAAATTCTTTCACAATGCGATATGTATACTCTTTCGGAAAATGTTCCCGGGTATATACCGGATCCAGATGAATATTGAAATGATTGGAAGATGTCAGACAACTGAATCGCTTTCCCGGAAAATCTATCCAAACATAAAAAGGATCAACCAATTCGGAATTATAATCGGGCGTTACATACGACTGGGAAAGACATTCCCTTGTGTTTAAAAAATCTAAACTATCCCATAGCATGGTCACAGGAAAATTTTTCGTTTTCATAAACAACAAAATTTTAGAACCATTATGGCAAATAGTTCCGGGATCGGGTATTCTGAACACTTCTTCGGCGTATGTGATAATTTTTTTACTTAAAATGCCTTTGGCCACAGAACCGGTAAGAATGCTATGATGCGCCGCTCTGACTTCGAATGCTTTATCAAAGGGATTTTGTAAATCTACTTCTCCGTATTTTGGATTATAAAACTCATTGGCAGAAGTATCAAATCCTATTTGCACCGTGTCGCGGTTTCCTGCAGCGTCGACAAAAGCGAGTTTTACCGAAAATAGAGGATCCATTTGGCCCCATGCAATACACACGATTGTACACAACAAAATGCTCATTGGAATTTTCATAGTTAAAGTTTTAAGAAGTTTTCATATGACACGTGAACCGGTCCTTTCAATCCAAGTACATAAGAACCTTGAGGGAGCCCAAATGCATTCAAATATAAATAATTTTGTCCGGATGATATGTTTACATTTTCATCCAAAACATAAACCGTTCCTGTTGCAAGATGGGTGGCTTCTATCCGAACACCAGACTCCCCATTTCCGTGTGTTATTTTTAAGATTAATTCTCCGGTAACCGGATTCCTGATAATCTCCAATTCATCAAAACCAATCACGCCACAATTTGGTGGATTCGTTATAAACTCATAATTGTACACATCATCGGAACATTCATTAAAGCTTGTCAGCTCTGCTACATAATTGGTCAGCGGTTTTAACAAAGTGTAATTTCCCGGGTATTGAGCATTGGTTTTAAAACAAAAGATTGTTGCTTCGCCATTTTTTATTCCGGAATCATATACCAATATGATGGAATTGGAAGACTGCTCATAAATCCGCAACCGGTATGAAGTTTCATCCCAGCTGCCCGAAAGTTGCAGGCATTCAACGCATTTTCCATCATTCACCAGATCTTCAGGAAGCTGATTGATAAAAGCACTGGCAGGAGGACATCCGCCGATTTTCTCAATTAAATCGCATCTGTTGTTATTGATATAGTTTAACATTTTTGTCAATTGACAAGTTGTCAATGCGGATTTGTTAGAGGAATAAGACATCACGTTATTATCTATGTTTTCAGCAAGGCAACAGGGACTGGGTGAACACGGATCCATTTCGTCACAGTCTCCAATACCATTCTTATTGCCATCGGCATAACCGGGTTCCCCGGGAAATACATTCGCAGATAGTTGTCCCCAGCAGGTAAGACCTTGTTCATTCAAATCTCTATTTTGGCTTGGTTCAATTTTTCCGTTACAGTTTTTATCCCAATCCGCCTTGATAATCGGTGTGTCATCACATCCATCCGAAACAAAACTGTGACCCAAACTCAGAATATGTCCAAGTTCGTGATATAAATTTCCAACGGTCCACCAAATATCGGGATTAAATCGCGAGGCAGAGCCTGTATTGTACCAGCTGGAACCAATTCCGGTAGCTCCTTGTGGTGAATGCGCTATATAAAAATTGATTTCATTGGAAGGATTGACTCCAAATTCATTATGGAGATTATAAATGTTCCCTTCGCCTTCTGCATTGGACTTACAATGGGTGTAAACTCCCTTTAATACAAATCTGAATGGCAGGCATGGGGCTGAACCTGAACTATCCTTTAGCTGCTTCTGGTTATGTTTAATCTCGTTGTTTAAAATTTTGATCATCCGTTCTGTGTTTTCATAAACTTTGTTCTGATCAAAGTTTTCCTGCTGGATCTTACCTTGACAATCGTCATTGACAAAATAATGAACATTGATTCGCAAATAGATCGGTATGCATTCATCCATAATTTCCTGAACATCAAAACATGGATCGGATGACCCCTTAGCATTTGAATTTTGCAGATCTGTCCAAGCACAATAGTATTCATATTGTTGCGAGTTTAATTGTGTGCACCATAATATGATTATGGCAACGAAGTACAGTGTGTGTCTCATAGAAAATTATTTTAGGTGTTAAGAAATAAAATCCAAGGTAGAATAAGCTGGATATCTGGCAAGAGCGAGTTATTGTTTGCCGGAAATGATTTATTGACAGGGGGGTGTTTGTTGATTAAACGGGGATGAGGTCCCTAATATTTTTTATTGCGTTCCCAGTAATTCTGTGCCTGAATTTCGTCCAGGATGTTTAAGTAGTTCCGGTAGCGGATGTCACTTATCGAACCTTCCTCCAACTCCCTTTTAACTGCACATCCCGGTTCGTCCCGGTGTGTACACTGCGAGCCAAACCGGCAATCCACCGAAGCTTTGAAAAATTCCCGGAAATTATGTGCAACATCCATGATCTCCAGATTATTGAAACCAAGCGTTTTTATTCCAGGCATGTCGATCAGAAAAGATTCGTCTTCAATCCTGAACATTTGCGCAAAAGTAGTGGTGTGCATGCCTTTACCAGACCATGAAGAAACTTCACTGGTTTTTAAAATCAAACCAGGTGCTAATGTATTGATCACTGATGATTTCCCTACTCCCGATTGCCCGGAAAACAAACTGATCTTTTGATGCAATCGCGATCGAAGTTCATCGATACCAAATCCCGTAGTTGCTGAAACCGCCAAAACATCATACCCAATTGACCCGTAAATGCGTTTTTGTTCTTCATAAATTTGCTTTTCAGCAACATCATACAAATCCCATTTGTTGAATACAATGATCACAGGAATGTTCTGGGGTTCTGTGGTCAATAGAAAACGATCGATGAATCCGGGTTTCAGTGGAGGTTCACAAATGCTGGTGATCAAAACAGCCTGATCGATATTGCAGGCAATTAAATGAATATGCAAACGCGATTTAGGCGACTGCCTTGCTATGTAATTGCTGCGGGGAAGTACCTGTTTAATAATTCCCTGTTTTTCATTCTCAAGTTCAAGTTCAACCAAATCGCCTACGGCTACCGGATTGGTCACATTTTCCTTGTCGAGTTTCATTCTTCCGGTGAGTCGGCAAGCTAACGAACGTTTGTTCGTATCGTCCCAAATGTCATACCAGCTCCCCGTTGAACGCATTACCCTTCCCTTCAGCATCAGGCCTTTGATTTTTTATCATGAAACGTCTGTTTAAGTTCGGCCAAAGAGCTGATCAATCCGGGAGCGGATTCCACCGCATTTCCTATTACGACCAGGTCGGCTCCGGCGTGAAAAGCTGTAGCTAATTGTTCGGCAGAACGCAGCCCCCCACCCACGATCAATGGAAGATCCCCTCTTTTAGAAACTGCCCTGATCATTTCCGGCGCGACCGGATTTACTGCACCACTGCCAGCTTCCAAATAAATACATTGAAAATTTAGCAGCTTTGAAGCCACTGCTGTGGCTACAGCAACTTCAACTTTATCATGGGGTATGGGTAAGGATTGACTTAAATAGGATGCTGTATTCGACTGTCCTCCATCAATCAACAGGTAAGCTGTTGCAATGACTTCTATATTGGATTCAGAAATTTTCATTGCTGCCTCAACCTGCTTGCCAATCAGATATTCAGCATTGCGGCTTGAAACCAGAGATAAAAATAAAAGTGCATCAGCTGCAAAATGGATCTGGAATTGGTTGCCCGGAAATAAGACAAGTGGAATTTCAGAACCAGATTTAATTTTTTCTATACAAAATTCAAATCGGTCTTCTGCTAATAAACTGCCACCGATAAAAAAATAATCGACTGCATGTTGATTTGAAAGATCAATGATTTGATCCAGGTTTTTCAACTTATTTCTGTCCGGATCAATAAGTATCGCCAGGCTTTTCTTTCCTTCGCGTTTTTTATGCAATATCTGTGAATATATACCCGGCATGATGTTGCAAAGCTAATCAAAACTTTCCCTGAGTGCGCTGAGGATATGGCCTTCAAATTCATAGTAATCGGAAACGCATTTTTCGTGGCCTGAATCGAGTTCCTTATGGTATTCTCCACCGGGATGGATATATCTGATCTTTCCATTTCTTCCAATCAGAAAACTCACGGAAGTAAATTCACGTGGTCCATTGTTGAGCCAGTATTTTTTTAAATGGGTCCAATCCTGGTCAATTGCAACCGGAAATTGAAAATGTTTTTCTGCAACATATTCCCGTATTTCTTCGGGATCACATTGACGCGGTTCAGGTTTTGGATGGTAGAGTCCGATCACCACCAGCCCAGAATCCCGGTATTGCCGATGCCATCCGTTCAAAGCATCTGCAGATTGCACACAAAATATACAACCATCGGTCCACCACCGGAGAAGTACTACATTGTTTTTTAAATCTTTCCATTGGAGATCCTGTGATTGCAACCAGGTCATTTTTGAAAATTCCGGAGGAGCCTCTCCAACTTTTGGTACGCTTTGCTTACATGCAAAAATTGAGAATGTTACAAAATAAAAGTATAAGGAAAATTTCATCAGTGTAAAACCAGAGCCTCGTCTTTGCCAAGGGCTTTGTAACGTCCTTTGGAAAACTTGCTGCCATTAAATTCAAGCTGTCCGCGTACCTGCTGCTTTTCTTCAGAATCCAGCTTTTCAAAATCAGCACATCGCCTCGAGCAACAGTGTTCGTATTTCTCAGCACAGGCAGGACATTGTATAAACAAAATATGACACTGATCATTTTTGCAATTGACATGTACATCGCAGAGGCTTCCGCATTGGTGGCATCTCGATATTATTTCATCGGAAATTCGTTCTCCCAGTCTTTCATCAAAAACAAAATTCTTGCCTTTGAATTTATTTTCCAGTTGCTGATTTTTTACTTGCCTTGCATATTCAATGATGCCTCCATTCAACTGGAATACGTTTTCATATCCCTTGTATTTTAAATATGCGCTTGCTTTTTCACAGCGGATTCCTCCTGTACAATACATCACCAGGTTTTTATTTTTATGTTCCCGGAGCATATCAGAAATTATAGGCAGCGATTCCCTGAATGTTACCACTTCGGGGCAAATGGCATTTTCAAAATGTCCGACTTCGCTTTCGTAATGATTTCGCATGTCGACTAAAACCGTGTCCTTGTTTGCAATGATTTCATTGAATTCTTGAGCATTGAGGTGGACGCCGCAATTGGAAGGGTCAAAGTCCGGATCTTCAATACCATCAGCAACAATTTTACGCCGAACCTTGATGATCAATTTAAAAAATGATTTTCCGTTGTCTTCAATGGCATAATTCAATCTGATCCCATTCAGAAAATCAATATCATTCATCACCGTCTTAAATGCATCCAGATTTGCATTGGGAACAGAAATCTGTGCATTGATGCCTTCTGTAGCTATATAAACGCGACCTAAAACTCCCAACAGTTCGTATCGGTCGTACAAATGGTTTCTGAAAAAATCAGGATTGAGCAGCCGGTGATATTTATAAAAAGAAATGGTCGTCCGCGCTTCCTTGCTTTCCCTCATCTTGCTGAGCAATTCCTCACGGTTGACTAAATTGTAAAGTCGAAGTGCCATATTATTTAATAAGAAACAACAAAGGGGATTGCTTTCCCATTGTCGGTAGTCAGAAAATACAATCCCGGCAGCCATCCTTCTGTGTGGATCTTATGTTGTATTCCGGAATTTTGAAATTGCATAATTTTTTCTCCGAAAACATTTTGAATTGCAACTTGAATTCCAGGATAACCATCCATTGTAACGATCACGAAATTCTTTGCCGGATTTGGGTACAAGCTTATTTCGTTATTCAAATTATTTTTTACATCTACAACGAGTAATGCCTTTTCAACTGCAGCCTTTGCATTTACAAATCCAAATCCATAGGTATTGTTGGGCACACTGGATCCGGTGGAAGGCCAGCAATCAAAATCAGCACTGAGGCGGGTAGCGGTTTCTTCAATGATTTGTTCGATCCGGTTAACCTGTCCTGCCAACAGAGGATTTGCGCTGATCATCAAGGCCACCAATCCGGCGACATGAGGGCCTGCCATGCTGGTACCGTTCCAGGAAGCAAAACTTCCATCGGGTAAAACAGACAATACATCTGAACCCGGTGCAACGACATTGGGTTTGACTCGGGTATTTTTATAATTGACGACGGGTCCGTTGCTGCTGAAATCACTGATCTTTAAATCTTGTCTGACTGAACCTACAGTAAAACTTTCTTCGTATATGGCCGGAATATGATTCAAAGTACTGCAATTGGCCCCATCGTTTCCAGCAGACACTACTACTACTATGCCTGCTTTCTTCAAATTTTCAACAACGCGTTCCATAATTGGAAAAGTTGAAGAGTCGCAACCTTCTTCCAGACTGCAGTACCAGCTGTTGTTGATGACGTGCGGAGCTTTCAGGGGATTGTGATTTTTTCCATCCAGATCATGCGGTGCCAAAAAGAATTCAAAACATTCGATATAAGTAGAAAGTGCTCCATTTCCTCTTTCCATATTTCTGCATCCTATCCATTTGGATTCGGGAGCAACGCCAAAAAGCTGATCGTCTGTATTTCCTACCATGGTGCCTACGGTATGCGTTCCATGTGAATGATCGTCGCAGGGTTCTTTGATACTGAGTCCGCAAGGATTATCGGGACTGCCGCTCAAAGGGCTGATGGTGTGAATAGCATCGTGCCAGTTGTAATTGTGATCGGTTTGTCCGTTTTCGAATCCGCGATATTTATCTTTAAGTCCGTTGACATCCCATTTCACACCGGTATCTTCTCCGGCTACAACGACGCCCTGCCCTTTGAATCCCATATCCCAAACCGCGGGAACATTCATTTGTTCGATACCCCAGGTTATTTCAGGGCCTCTTGGCTTTAAATTTATCGAGTTGTCGACAGTAGGGTATCTAAAGCTTTGTTGCGCATCGTAACTAATTTTGTCGATCTCAGACAAGGATTGCAAATAATTCAAAGCTTCGCGATCGATTTCAGCTGAAATGAGGTTTGCGATATAAAACGATCTAAAATTCAGATGGCGATTTGTTAAATAAGCAATGGTATTTTTCTGGCTGAATTCGGCAGTTTGTTTAAGCTTCGAATAAACATAATTTCCTTTCATTTCTTTGGTCCATTCTTCTTTCCATTCGTCCAGATTTGCCTGGCGTTTAAAAGAGATCAGTACCGGCCATTGTTCTCCCTGATTCATTTTTTCAGAAAGCATGGGGCTCAACTGCGCAGATAGATTTGTTAAAATCAATGAAAATAAAATGGTGCAATATTTCATATGGTTCTTCATTCTGATTTTAAGTACGTTTATATATATAAATTTTTTCATACGGTTTTGGTGAAGGTGGCGAAAATGCAGTCCATAGAATCAAAATCCAATAAAAAAATAAGGCATGATCTGTGTTCCCTAAATGCTTTGCAAATTTAGAGCGTTTTACAAAATAATAGTGCATCTTTTATAACGAATGGGGGACGAAATTGATTCCATTTTCCTGAGTTTTATGCGAAAAATGCTTAAGAATTCTGTCTCCTGATAAGCCTTTTGTGCTTTACTTTGTTGTATAGCTGCCATTATTGAAAATCAAAGATGCCAAAAGGAACCACAGACCGCAAAAAAGACCACATCGAACTTGCATTTGAGTCGCAAACAGAGGCCAGGCAGCTCGACCACCGCTTTTATTACGAACCGGCCTTAAGCGGGCACCCGCCATTTGAACAGGTCCTTCCCTTTCAGTTTGGCAACAAAACACTGTCGTATCCGATCTGGGTATCGAGCATGACCGGAGGCACGGAAAAGGCCCGGAAAATCAATGAAAACTTAGCACACGCCTGCAGGGAGTTTGGCCTGGGATTGGGGCTGGGTTCGTGCAGAAAACTGGTCGATGATCCTGGCTGTCTTCCCGACTTTGACATGAGGGATACCATAGGCAGCGCTTTGCCCCTTTTTGCAAATTTAGGGATCGCACAACTTGAAGAATGGCTGGCCAAAGGAACACCTGAAAAAATATCCGGTCTGGTTAAAAGATTACAGGCCGATGGATTGATCATTCATTTAAATCCATTTCAGGAATTTATGCAACCGGAAGGCGATCATTTCAAAGTAAAGCCTGTAGAAACCATCCAAAAAATTTTAGACCATTTTGAATTTCCGGTCATTGTAAAGGAAGTCGGACAAGGAATGGGACCAGCCTCTTTGAAGGCTCTTTTGCAGATGCCCTTACTGGCCATTGAATTTGGCGCTTTTGGCGGCACCAATTTCAGTTTATTGGAAATTCAACGCCAGAACCATAACTTTAAAGAAGATCTTTTACCCTTGTCGATGATCGGGCATACAGCTTTGCAAATGGTCGAATATTGTAATACTATTTCAGAAGAGGTCAAGGTACAATGTCAATTTTTAATCATTTCAGGAGGAATAAAAAGTTTTTTGGACGGCTATTATCTGATTCAAAAAAGTAAAATTCCGGCTATATATGGACAGGCTTCCGGGTTTTTAGCGCATGCTCTGGGGGATTACGAAAGTTTGAGATCGTATGTGAAAAATCAGTTGCGGGGATTGCAGTTGGCACATGCCTTCCTCAAAGTAATATGATTGAAATTTCTTTAAATAAAAAATTTTGAAAGCAAAAACCATCAGCGGTTTTTCAAAATTGTCGAAACGCGGCAAGATCAAATGGATTGTTGAAAATTTTTTCAAAGATCCGGAGAATGTCATGCATGAACTCATGAGTTACTGGCACCGGAACGAAGACCAGCAAAAAATTCTCGATGCCTTCAGCGAAAACACGATCAGCAATTACATGTTACCTTATAGTGTAGCGCCCAATTTTCTGATCAATGGAAAAATGTATTGCGTACCTATGGTTACTGAAGAAAGTTCGGTGGTTGCTGCCGCTTCTGCAGGTGCCAAATTCTGGATGGGGCGCGGAGGTATTCATGCCAAAGTTTTGGGTACTGTAAAACTCGGACAAATCCATTTCAACTGGAATGGAAACGCTGATTTCCTGAATGAACATTTACCTGCATTAAAAAAGCAAATGCTGGACGAGGCTTCAGAGCTTATAAAAAATATGCAACAACGCGGAGGCGGTGTGGGTACTTTGCAAATCCGTCAATTTGAGAACCTGCCGAATTATGTTCAATTGCTCATATCATTTGAGACTTGCGACTCCATGGGAGCAAACTTTATCAATTCCTGTTTGGAAAGTTTCAGTGCTACCCTTGAAAAATTCATTACACAATCTCCACTTTTAAAAGACGATGAAAGAGATGTCGAAATCATCATGTCGATCCTTTCCAATTATACCCCAGAATGTCTGGTGAGAACCTGGGTCGAATGCCCCATTGAAGATTTAGGAGATTTTGGCGGCCACCTTTCTCCTGTTGATTTTGCTGCCAAATTTTACCAGGCCGTTGAAATCGCCACTTGCGATACGTATCGTGCCGTGACTCACAACAAAGGAATTTTCAATG
The DNA window shown above is from Saprospiraceae bacterium and carries:
- a CDS encoding geranylgeranylglyceryl/heptaprenylglyceryl phosphate synthase, with translation MHKKREGKKSLAILIDPDRNKLKNLDQIIDLSNQHAVDYFFIGGSLLAEDRFEFCIEKIKSGSEIPLVLFPGNQFQIHFAADALLFLSLVSSRNAEYLIGKQVEAAMKISESNIEVIATAYLLIDGGQSNTASYLSQSLPIPHDKVEVAVATAVASKLLNFQCIYLEAGSGAVNPVAPEMIRAVSKRGDLPLIVGGGLRSAEQLATAFHAGADLVVIGNAVESAPGLISSLAELKQTFHDKKSKA
- a CDS encoding S8 family serine peptidase; the protein is MKNHMKYCTILFSLILTNLSAQLSPMLSEKMNQGEQWPVLISFKRQANLDEWKEEWTKEMKGNYVYSKLKQTAEFSQKNTIAYLTNRHLNFRSFYIANLISAEIDREALNYLQSLSEIDKISYDAQQSFRYPTVDNSINLKPRGPEITWGIEQMNVPAVWDMGFKGQGVVVAGEDTGVKWDVNGLKDKYRGFENGQTDHNYNWHDAIHTISPLSGSPDNPCGLSIKEPCDDHSHGTHTVGTMVGNTDDQLFGVAPESKWIGCRNMERGNGALSTYIECFEFFLAPHDLDGKNHNPLKAPHVINNSWYCSLEEGCDSSTFPIMERVVENLKKAGIVVVVSAGNDGANCSTLNHIPAIYEESFTVGSVRQDLKISDFSSNGPVVNYKNTRVKPNVVAPGSDVLSVLPDGSFASWNGTSMAGPHVAGLVALMISANPLLAGQVNRIEQIIEETATRLSADFDCWPSTGSSVPNNTYGFGFVNAKAAVEKALLVVDVKNNLNNEISLYPNPAKNFVIVTMDGYPGIQVAIQNVFGEKIMQFQNSGIQHKIHTEGWLPGLYFLTTDNGKAIPFVVSY
- the rsgA gene encoding ribosome small subunit-dependent GTPase A, yielding MKGRVMRSTGSWYDIWDDTNKRSLACRLTGRMKLDKENVTNPVAVGDLVELELENEKQGIIKQVLPRSNYIARQSPKSRLHIHLIACNIDQAVLITSICEPPLKPGFIDRFLLTTEPQNIPVIIVFNKWDLYDVAEKQIYEEQKRIYGSIGYDVLAVSATTGFGIDELRSRLHQKISLFSGQSGVGKSSVINTLAPGLILKTSEVSSWSGKGMHTTTFAQMFRIEDESFLIDMPGIKTLGFNNLEIMDVAHNFREFFKASVDCRFGSQCTHRDEPGCAVKRELEEGSISDIRYRNYLNILDEIQAQNYWERNKKY
- a CDS encoding hydroxymethylglutaryl-CoA reductase, with protein sequence MLKAKTISGFSKLSKRGKIKWIVENFFKDPENVMHELMSYWHRNEDQQKILDAFSENTISNYMLPYSVAPNFLINGKMYCVPMVTEESSVVAAASAGAKFWMGRGGIHAKVLGTVKLGQIHFNWNGNADFLNEHLPALKKQMLDEASELIKNMQQRGGGVGTLQIRQFENLPNYVQLLISFETCDSMGANFINSCLESFSATLEKFITQSPLLKDDERDVEIIMSILSNYTPECLVRTWVECPIEDLGDFGGHLSPVDFAAKFYQAVEIATCDTYRAVTHNKGIFNGIDAVVLATANDFRAVEACGHAYASRNGKYSSLSSCELKNGIFRFSLEIPLALGTVGGLTSLHPMARRSLELLQNPDSKELMMVAAATGLAQNFAALRSLVTTGIQYGHMKMHLKNILLQLQATEQEIQKAQDHFRLHKVSFNAVRQYLEELRKIKG
- a CDS encoding redoxin domain-containing protein, which encodes MKFSLYFYFVTFSIFACKQSVPKVGEAPPEFSKMTWLQSQDLQWKDLKNNVVLLRWWTDGCIFCVQSADALNGWHRQYRDSGLVVIGLYHPKPEPRQCDPEEIREYVAEKHFQFPVAIDQDWTHLKKYWLNNGPREFTSVSFLIGRNGKIRYIHPGGEYHKELDSGHEKCVSDYYEFEGHILSALRESFD
- a CDS encoding type 2 isopentenyl-diphosphate Delta-isomerase, with translation MPKGTTDRKKDHIELAFESQTEARQLDHRFYYEPALSGHPPFEQVLPFQFGNKTLSYPIWVSSMTGGTEKARKINENLAHACREFGLGLGLGSCRKLVDDPGCLPDFDMRDTIGSALPLFANLGIAQLEEWLAKGTPEKISGLVKRLQADGLIIHLNPFQEFMQPEGDHFKVKPVETIQKILDHFEFPVIVKEVGQGMGPASLKALLQMPLLAIEFGAFGGTNFSLLEIQRQNHNFKEDLLPLSMIGHTALQMVEYCNTISEEVKVQCQFLIISGGIKSFLDGYYLIQKSKIPAIYGQASGFLAHALGDYESLRSYVKNQLRGLQLAHAFLKVI
- a CDS encoding rhodanese-related sulfurtransferase, which translates into the protein MALRLYNLVNREELLSKMRESKEARTTISFYKYHRLLNPDFFRNHLYDRYELLGVLGRVYIATEGINAQISVPNANLDAFKTVMNDIDFLNGIRLNYAIEDNGKSFFKLIIKVRRKIVADGIEDPDFDPSNCGVHLNAQEFNEIIANKDTVLVDMRNHYESEVGHFENAICPEVVTFRESLPIISDMLREHKNKNLVMYCTGGIRCEKASAYLKYKGYENVFQLNGGIIEYARQVKNQQLENKFKGKNFVFDERLGERISDEIISRCHQCGSLCDVHVNCKNDQCHILFIQCPACAEKYEHCCSRRCADFEKLDSEEKQQVRGQLEFNGSKFSKGRYKALGKDEALVLH
- the recA gene encoding recombinase RecA; translated protein: MSKEREEKLKALALTVDRLEKTYGKGSIMKLGDKPMLDLVDSISTGSLGLDIALGIGGLPRGRVVEIYGPESSGKTTLAIHAISECQKKGGIAAFIDAEHAFDRSYAEALGVKTEDLLISQPDNGEQALEIAENLIRSGAIDIIVIDSVAALVPKSEIEGEMGESKMGLQARLMSQALRKLTGTIGRTGCCCIFINQLREKIGVMFGNPETTTGGNALKFYASIRLDIRRTSNAIKDKDGNIVGNRVKVKVVKNKLAPPFRVAEFDITYGEGISKSGEIVDLGSDLNVIQKSGSWFSYEGTKIAQGRDAAKQFLEDNPELSTQIEEKIKAKLATGKLVKVEEGVEAGEA
- a CDS encoding T9SS type A sorting domain-containing protein codes for the protein MKIPMSILLCTIVCIAWGQMDPLFSVKLAFVDAAGNRDTVQIGFDTSANEFYNPKYGEVDLQNPFDKAFEVRAAHHSILTGSVAKGILSKKIITYAEEVFRIPDPGTICHNGSKILLFMKTKNFPVTMLWDSLDFLNTRECLSQSYVTPDYNSELVDPFYVWIDFPGKRFSCLTSSNHFNIHLDPVYTREHFPKEYTYRIVKEFSPGNFDTLYAIAINFIHDELVSPCRVFVDQEDYSEKASGFLVFPNPATDEISFQCIPDMECDWIQIHDLLGRKIRKINKVDRENRIEIRDLSPGYYMLVSGKGNEFQAVGKFMKL